A genomic region of Palaemon carinicauda isolate YSFRI2023 chromosome 11, ASM3689809v2, whole genome shotgun sequence contains the following coding sequences:
- the LOC137649174 gene encoding putative uncharacterized protein DDB_G0270496, with amino-acid sequence MSKRFCSKSLCFNDDFNQFNDVDDFDDDKYVNEFDNDNDDDFDDDNFDDDDFENNFDDDDFDDDNFDYDDLDNDYFDYDDLDNDYFDDDDFDDDNSDDDVDFDDDDVTLTTTISTTMSITTMTSWNNLPV; translated from the coding sequence CTAAGAggttttgctcaaagagtttatgcttcaacgatGACTTCAACCAATTCAACGATGTCGATGACTTCGACGATGACAAATACGTCAACGAATTCGACAACGACAACGACGACGACTTTGACGACGACAACTTTGACGACGACGATTTCGAGAACAACTTTGATGACGACGATTTTGACGACGACAACTTTGATTACGACGATCTCGACAATGACTACTTTGATTACGACGATCTCGACAACGACTACTTTGACGACGATGATTTCGACGACGACAACTCTGACGACGACGTCGACTTTGACGACGACGACGTAACTCTGACGACGACGATTTCGACGACGATGTCGATAACAACGATGACGTCATGGAATAATTTGCCCGTTTGA